The Alosa sapidissima isolate fAloSap1 chromosome 12, fAloSap1.pri, whole genome shotgun sequence nucleotide sequence ctctctctctctctctctctctctctttcctagaGCGTGCAGCACCACACACCTGACTTcagtctctcttgctttctctctctctatctctcgctctctttccctctctccctttctcactccctctccctctctctgtgtctctctttctttccccctctccctttctcactccctctccctctctctctctttccccctctctctctctcactccctctccctctctctctctctccctctctctctctctcactccctctccctctctctctctccctctctctctctttccccctctctctctctcactccctctccctctctctatctctcgctcttcctcttcctccttgtgGACCTCATCAGGTCTTCACATCAAGAAAAAAAGGCGGAACAGCTGAGGGCTCATGTTACCAGCCGCATTACATTTGAAACAGTAGCCCTGCATGGGTGGGCGAAGGGCTTGCGGCTAGCGGCGTGTGGCAGGCTACGCCGCACATGGTGTGGTGCCGAGgctttcctcacacacacacacacacacacacaaatgtgtgtgcttcaccacacTGCATGAATATTTGAAAAGCAGTCGTGGGGATTTTTTCGGTGTTAAACTTTAACGTGGTTATGCCCTGAGAGAGTTCCATTCACCAGCGCGCCGGAGATCTCCCGCCGCCGCGTCTAGAAAAGCGCACGACTCTCAGAGTCTTTTCCAGCACGCATGGCTGCAGGTGTGTCAATGTTATCAATGAATGCAAACCCAGCTGAATCGCCATGTCATGCATGGGGTTTTCTCAGGTTGTTAGCCTATGAATCAAGGCATGATAGACTTGATGGGGTTAAGTACTACTGGACTCCTGatttattaattattaattaacgCTCATGTGCTCAGTAGTCAGTGATGGATACAGAgaggtgtaggctacagtgacAGGCATGCTCAGGCAAACTGTGATAACCAGCATTGGGGTTAAAGGTCACGCCTTAAACAGACATTTCCCACAGGGCAACATGGGTGTCTGTCCCATCTGAGTCTGACCCCTGAACTGGGAATATACTCTCTTGTCTACACAGATAGCATTACAGCTACTTTTATGGAGTTATTACATTCTAATCACAATATGATTACATCGATTGGTATTACAATTACAATACAGTGATGATTTATAATGAGCTCATGAGTGCTAGTAGTAATGGAGTTTGTCATTGCTGCTCTTCAGCCTTCAGGACAGCCAGCCAGCTCTGTGTCTTTGGCAGCCCAAGCCCCTGTATAGTTAGGTGTAGATAACTCATAAGCCCCTATATAGTTAGGTGTAGATAACTCATAAGCCCCTGTATAGTTAGGTGTAGATAACTCATAAGCCCCTGTATAGTTAGGTGTAGATAAACTGTGATTAGGAAACGGACCAGCCTGCTCTCTGTCTTTGGCAGCCCAAGTTCCTGTAGCTAGTTAGGTGTAGATAACAGGTGATTAGGCAAACGGCCAGTGAGATCCTGATCATACTCAGACCTCATACAGTTTGGCCATCGGAGGGATTAAGGCTTAGGAGTGAGCATGTAGTTTTTCTCCCACTGAACCTCTGCACTGCCATGCTCTGACTGGCTAAATCATATTTACTGTCATGCTCTGGCTTGCTTGTTGTGCCatgctctgattggctggttgtGTTTGTAAATAATCTTTACTGTTACCCTAAAGTCTCCTTTTGCGATGTGCCTTGAATCTTAATCTtcatttgtaagtcgctttggataaaagcatcagctattattttattattacttcTCTGGCTGGTACTTAAAAGTGCCTTTTGTGAAATCCTCCCAATATTTCTGCCTTTGCTAAATGTTTGTGACCCTTGTTTCTCTTTTCCAGAAAGTCCTTCTCCAGGATGGTGCTAGCAGTGACGCTTGTGACCACGCTGTCATCGTTTGTGAAGCCCACAGCGAACGCCTACGTGCTCAACTGCTTCGCCTTACACATCCTCTATTCTCTATGTGTGGAGATGAGGAGGTGGGTGCAGAGCAGACAGAacgttagggtgtgtgtgtgtgtgtatccagtaTTTGTCCTGTGGTTGTCTTATCATACGCCTTATCCTGCAGCTCAAACTGACCTTCACTGTGGGGtttcccccacccctctctctctctctctctctctctccctatctctttctttccctctctctctctctttctccctctctctctctttctctcccccctctctctctctctctctctctctctctttctctctctcgctctctctctctttctctccccctctctctctctctctctccttctctctctctctctctctctctctctctttctctttctctctctccctctccccctctctctctctctttctctccatctctctctttctctccctctctctctctttctctccctctatctctctctctttctctttctctctctctctccctctctctctctttctctccatctctctctttctctccctctttctctctctctctctctctctctatttctgttgCAGTTGCACTGACCAGCGAGTCCTGCGTCTGGCTAAGATGTCTGTCGGGCTGTGGGCGCTAGCCATCTCCTGCTGGATCAGTGACCGTTTTGGATGCAGCTTCTGGCAAAAGCTCAACTTCTGCTACTTGCATGGCATCTGGTACACACAGAGTCCTTTTGCTCCGAtggccttaacccttaaaggagtacagtcacaccggtgtgacgggaatgttgagaaatgaacattctaaagaatatctgggttcattgaattcaacatagaattttagaaccttcaattgttgcggaacttagaatgttcaaaaacctacacctttaagggttaaatacATTTGGCAGCTCTCtttcaaaagaaaacaaaccactcTTTTCAAATTTGAGAAATGTGAGAGATTTGTTTTCACGTTCATATCTCTTTTCCTTCAAGGCACATCCTGATAGTGGTGGCCACTGCCTACGGAAGCACGCTAATAGCCTATTTGGACGCTAGTTTCGAGATCCCCTACTCTCTGCCAGGTCTGCAGTACTGGCCCAAAGACGACTGGGTCCTGGGGCTGCCTTACATTGTCCTGAAGGGTACCACCAAGACCAGAAAGGGCTGTTAAGATGGACAATCCTGATGGTATATGAATATGATGTACAATTTTAAGGAACTGTCAGAGATGTTTTTAATTATGTTGCACGATCCTGGGTGATGACAGGTTTGCATTCTCTTGGTGGAATGGACTGCAGCACTGTTGAAttcctcattgtttttataCTGATCTATGCATAGATGGATGATGTCAAATGATGTGTATTTGGTGGGGTGTGTGGTGTCATCTTCAGTGTTGCTAATACACAGAATGgaggcatgtgagtgtgtgtgtgtgtgcctgtgtgtgtgtgtgtgtgtgtgtgtgtgtgtgtgtgtgtgtgtcagtgtaatcGAGTCACTAAACCTCATGTCTGACTTGGTCTCGAGTCCCCAGTgttcgagtccaagtccaagtcactaAGCGTCTGAGTCGAGTCCCCAGTGCCTTAGCCCGAGTCCAGATCTTGCCCCCGACACTTGTTCACAAAGTAGTATGAATTGCAGAAGCatctttagatagatagatagatagatagatagatagatagatagatagataaatactttattgatccccaaggggaaattcaaggtcccagtagcttaagatatcacacacaaaatacactgcGACATCACACTCAAAATACCGTAGTGTTTACAGTGTAGTAAAAATGCTGTTGTCCAAATCCAAACATGCAATGAATGCCTTATAGAAGATGCAATCACATTGCATGCCTGGAATAACACTAGGCTATATGGAACAAATATAAAATGAACAATAAAAGTTGCAAATCCATAGAATACCATTTATTATGAGGTGAACACATTTAATAGATGATAGATTAAACCACGGAGTCTGAATGGTTCAAATGAATATATGTATCATTATCTTATTCTGAATGATCTGGGTTAatacaaagaaacaaaacaacaacaaaaacaaatctgtgCGAATCCGAATGGTCCGAATGCAGCCAGTGCTGTAGTCCAGGTGCGagtcattgtgctcaagctcaAGTCAAGTCATGAGTCCTAAAAATTAGGCCTTGAGTTGgcctcgagtccaagtccaagtgtgggtgtctgtctgtctgtctgtctgtgtgtctgtggtacaACAATTGGCAACATGATGGCAAAaaatttctgtttttttttttaagtcattaAAAGTGTTCTATGGATACATACATGTTTGATGTAACATTAACTGACTACAATCTTTCTACATTTGACCTCtaaatgtgtttatgtttaatgtgaaaaGATTATGTTTACAGTGAACAgatgactttctctctctggtatATTGTGATGGTGGCCTAATGACGTCAGGCCTGACTGGTTATGGGCTTTAAGCTTGAGAGATAAATCTGTCTGAAAGCACAATGATGCTCTCATGAAACTGTTAACCTCCAACTCAGTGCCCTGAAATATTGATGCAATACTTTAACTCTTGACTGCAATAAAGTCTTGACTGCAAGACATTTATAGTGAAAAATactgtgtgtgaaaatgtgtgcaatgtttaaacacaacaattTTCAAttgagacatacagtatatacttaaTCCCAAttgagacatacagtatatacttaaTCCCAAttgagacatacagtatatacttaaTCCCAATAAAATGTGAACTGAGAGGTTCTGTCTTTTGGTTTTCTTAACATACTGTGCCCCTGTTGTGACAAACTCCATCCAGTCTCGTTGCATAAGACTCCCTCTTCTGGATGGGTTCAGTACTGCAGCTGACACCATAGTCAGACCTCTGTGTAAAGTTTACATTAGAAAAATATTAACACATTAACACCAGCCATCGACTCTTGAAGGTTTTAAAGATATACTAAACATACAATGTAGCTTACTCTCTGGTTGTCAAATACCTGGTGTTTGGAATTTTGTTTGAGTGATTTTAAAGGCCCCCTGTCTGGGTGTAACAAGCTATGTCTGGGGTAGGCATCTGTTTGCCAGATTAAAAGGTGCCAAACATCATTCCAGGCTTTACGACAAACGAGGGCCAACCAGAAGACCCAGGTCTCTGTTCCTCACCCCCTTCTGCCACAGCtgcacaaactcaaacacacacacattcatgttttGTAAGTATTGTGGCCATAACATGTTTGCTGCATTTCAGTTTAAGAATTTTTGGTTTTGAGCTGAACAGCCAATCCAATCCTATTTCACCCTTCTATGCTCCTGAAGCGtctgtgttgattggctggggTTGTTCATAACCCCTGAAGCGTCTGTGTTGATTGGCCGGGGTTGTTCATGGCTCCTGAAGCGTCTGTGTTGATTGGCCGGGGTTGTTCGTGGCTCCTGAAGCGTCTGTGTTGATTGGCCGGGGTTGTTTGTGGCTCCCAAAGCATATGTGTTGATTGTCGTTCATGGCTGGCTCTGTCATTTCCCATTTCCAGAGCCTGAGCTGTGGAAGAACATCAAACACGGAACAGAGAACATCAAACACGGAACAGAGAACATCAAACACGGAACAGAACTTGAGAACTGAGAGGAGCAGTTCACAAAAAATGTGAAACATTAGAATCCTTGAAATTAGAATCACATTAGAATTACAATTATTACCTACTTATTACATACAATTATTACAATTATTACGTTACCTTATAGCTCACCTCCCTTGCCCAAATATGTTTTCAAAGATTAGCTATTTTCTTTAAGAAATTGTATTATTATAATTGTATAATTTGAAAATATGAAAATAGTGAAAATGTTCAAATTATAGACAACAGAATATTTGTTCAGATATCAATGTTGGGTTTTCTATGGCAGCCATCCTCACAgaactgattttcattttgtgGCCAGCAGGGGGCTTTTAgtaaaaacaaacgtttcagGTTTACATACTGCTTACTCCAGGAGCTATTTCATCATTTATAAGCCAGACTTTGTGGTATCATCGGGGTtattaactcacacacacacacacacatacacacacaaacacacacacacacacacacacacacacacacacttactacaGGAGCTATTTCATCATTTATAAGCTAGACTTTGTGGTATTTCCAGgttattagcacacacacacacacacacacacacacacacacacacacacacacacttattacaGGAGCTATTTCATCATTTATAAGCTAGACTTTGTGGTATTACCAGGTtattagcacacacacgcacacgcacacacacacacacacacacacttactacaGGAGCTATTTCATCATTTAGAAGCCAGACTTTGTGCTATTACCGGGTTACCAGGTGCCTGTTGGAGAAGTGTCCCTCCTTAAGTCTTCAACCACGACACACCAATCAAAATGTGAATCTTTGATTTTTCAAAATCAAACCGTTGATTACTGGCAGCAAATCAAAAGATGGTTTAATTTGGCCCTCGCCTTTATTCAGTATGCTAATGAAATGTCAAGCTGGCTTTTATAGAAAAACCCAAACTGTTTTCCCATTCTTGCCTGATAGGATTTCAGCAGTCTGGGATTATTAATCGTCTTTTTCGTTCCACGGTGCACCAAATGTGACAGATTtcctcctctttagcccagaggaTGTGGACTGGTCCatggttttaaaaaaagaatgacACATTTTGATTGGTCAAACAACAGGACAGTTTTCCACTCCCCTCGGTCCATCTAACACAGGGGTTCTCAAACGTTTGTGGGCCGGGGACCCCACACAGAGTGAAAAATTCTCCAATGACGCCTCATAATCGCAACACATAAAACTTAAGTTAATCATAGCTGTATAgcctttttttctgttagatGCTTATGTTATGTGTCTTCTAAAAACATAGAGTGCTAATACCACAATAGTCATGTTAGCAAACTTTGACAGTATaggatttttttaaaggattgttgtttctttgtcaaatgtaggcctattgtgttgaacacatagtgtttgcttcacTTAACTTTCATTTTGTTGGTTAATTAATAGTAAAGTGTTTTGACGTATTGATGTAACATATCAGCAGATCAATTGGGCAAATACTGATACTGTAGCATTTTTCGCCATATAAGacattttcatattttgtaGCAAACTTTGTCAGGGACCCCCTGACAATGTGCTGCAGATCCCTGCGGGTCCCCGGACCCCACTGTGAGAACCAACGATCTAATGAGCTCGGGCCCAGGTATTATGGGGGCATTTCTGGATCATGTCtaaatatgttttcttttttgcatggtagcattttaacatttgtGGATGGAGcatcaaattgtgttcataGGCCATGGTTATCAGGTGTTTTCCTAAGCCCATGTAATAATTTTTTACAGTGTTCCTGAAGATCAtggccatccaatattgttttcaGCCATGTCTCTTGCATGCAAATATTTCtgtggattctctgaatatttgaaTGGCATTATGTACTGTTGATGATGAAATGCCCAAATTGCAATTTTATGTTGAAGAGCATCATTCTTGTATTATTGGATTATTTGCCCCACTGAGTGTTGAATACCTCTGCATCCTCTGAGAGatgggatgctctttttttaTACCCAATCATGGTGCCAGTTACCTTGTGACCTTTCTAGCCTTTTGTTgctcctgtcccaacttttttgagatgtgttgctggcatcaaattcatcAAATGGACATATATTTGTCATGAAATAGCATAATTTGTCAGTTTCAACAGTTGATGTGATGTTTGTGTTCTTTTTCCAACTAAATATGTGTTTACTCAATTTGCAGATAATAACATTCTGTTTTCATCTACATTTCATGCAACGTCACAACTTTTTTGGAAGCCAGGTTATACAATAATGAGCTACAAGCACCAACTGGCTGATCAATAGGAAAACATATTGCAGAGAATCTGTGGTTGGACAGTGATTTGATTAATAAAAGaacaatgtaggcctatctgacttATGGAAGAATTGTGAACAGAAATATTGAAATGTATTTTGTGGCAattgaaaataataaaacaacctTTTAGACTTATTTGGTTATGACCTGAGAAATCTGCATGCATGAAGATTATTTGCTGTCAAGGTAGCTTCTACTGCTGAAAGAGATTTTCAAGTTTGCAGATGGCTGATCCTGATTGTTTAGGCTAAATtagacagtagcctaattgtatTAGATCAATGATAAGATAACTGGCTTAATGTATACCATGGCTATTATTTTATTATCAATGTTTCTAGACGTTTCTGAGAAGATTATGCTACCACTGACTGACAGTAAATATGCTTGGTGTTGGTTTCCAAACGGATTTGTTGTGTTCTTTTCGTGGCAGTTCTAGAAGGCAATTTGCTACTAAGTTATTCAATCACAGAGAGCCTACACGCAGGACATCCTGCATTATGTGAGCTACACATCTCTAATTCAATCACATATTCTTGGCAGATTGTTGCCTGTGGGAAGTCCCGCCCGATAACTATTGCAGTTGGTTCAAAAGCAAAAGGCTTAACCTCTAAGCCACTTGATTGGATACAAAGGCTTTCTCTTTTGGTTGCATGCCAGGAGTCTCGAAGGGGAGGGAAGCCGTCTGGCTTCCGGTGTTTGGCTGAAATTGACACACAATGAGGAGTCGGGAACAACCTCACAAATCGCTGCTGTAAATAAACAGAACAACACACGGCCCAAGAATAATGGAGAACCAGGTAAAGCCCCGCTTTTGTCCCCCAAGCTTTTAACGTTTCTCAACTTCAGACGAGGTTCTAGAAATCGACTGCTAGGACTAGAATGAATAGTTGGCTGTTAGCTAGCTTGCTGCGAGAAAAAAAGCTAATCGGACACACATCTCAAGCCATCCTTGTTAGCCTATCATAGCGCTGCTAGCTCAGCTATATCGGTATTTTCCTGGTGGGAATGTGCAGGATTGTTTCCACTGGCTAGCCGGCTCTCTGTACTCCAATGGCAAGCTAACTTAGCTGTACCTGTCGAGCTATGTAGGCTGCACCCTAAAGGAAAATTGTGCTTGGCGCTACATTGTGACCTCTCAAATTTGAAATGGCCAGTCAGCCACTGCCTGTCAAAAGGTTATATGGCCGGTGGCTGGCAAACCA carries:
- the acer1 gene encoding alkaline ceramidase 1 — translated: MAGVFAYESSEVDWCEDNYRHSDNVVEYFNTMSSFIFFLISPIMLYLLHPYARERNLAVHLVWLMMVFVGLFSMYFHMTLSFMGQMLDELSILWVLALGYSLWFPRKHFPSFIKDRKSFSRMVLAVTLVTTLSSFVKPTANAYVLNCFALHILYSLCVEMRSCTDQRVLRLAKMSVGLWALAISCWISDRFGCSFWQKLNFCYLHGIWHILIVVATAYGSTLIAYLDASFEIPYSLPGLQYWPKDDWVLGLPYIVLKGTTKTRKGC